A genomic segment from Candidatus Neomarinimicrobiota bacterium encodes:
- a CDS encoding SPOR domain-containing protein encodes MKILLLILSVFIIPSISIAQLTVEQLVKAGEFSKARQLLPELVKDNPDDASTLYFQGLLEKKGEKALEFFETLYAKYPKSDYADDALMQIGEYRYARGLYVSAERTLLKIPRQYPDSEHVRRAITLLMQSMIVTGKADTARMYLDVFQKRWDDLEFELPDVETVKPPESKKPGKSKDEFTIQIGAFGSKDNAKRQREVFKQRGYKVALGKKKVAGKTLHLVWVGAYRTHDDALAEARVLKARFGVNYGIIDKSKTN; translated from the coding sequence ATGAAAATTCTCCTTTTAATATTATCCGTCTTTATCATTCCCTCCATATCCATTGCGCAGCTCACCGTTGAACAACTTGTGAAAGCAGGTGAATTCAGCAAAGCGCGGCAGCTGCTGCCCGAATTAGTTAAGGATAACCCTGATGATGCGTCAACCCTTTATTTTCAAGGATTGTTAGAGAAAAAAGGAGAAAAAGCGCTCGAATTTTTTGAAACGCTTTACGCTAAATATCCGAAAAGTGATTATGCCGATGACGCCCTCATGCAGATAGGGGAGTACCGTTACGCCCGCGGGCTTTACGTCAGCGCCGAGAGGACACTGCTGAAAATACCACGGCAGTACCCTGATTCTGAGCATGTCCGGAGGGCGATCACTCTGCTTATGCAGTCTATGATCGTTACCGGTAAAGCCGATACCGCGCGAATGTATCTCGACGTTTTTCAAAAGCGTTGGGATGATCTTGAATTCGAGCTGCCTGATGTTGAAACTGTCAAGCCTCCCGAGTCAAAAAAACCGGGAAAGTCAAAAGATGAATTCACGATTCAAATCGGCGCTTTCGGATCGAAGGATAATGCTAAAAGACAGCGGGAAGTGTTCAAGCAGAGGGGATATAAGGTTGCGCTCGGAAAAAAGAAAGTAGCGGGAAAAACGCTTCACCTCGTGTGGGTGGGCGCATACCGGACACATGATGATGCCCTGGCTGAAGCGCGGGTTCTGAAGGCGAGGTTCGGCGTTAATTACGGCATAATCGATAAGAGTAAGACTAACTGA
- a CDS encoding tetratricopeptide repeat protein has protein sequence MIEPRVIFQILIPVIVGGILLVLWYWSGKRKRFKKSLSSPYTESLNFLISGDKIKALNKLREVVKSDTDNIDAYLKLGDIYREYGKNQQALRVHQALLIRKGLTNFQKLNIRKSLVLDHRNLRGWDNAVNFSKEIIELERNNLWAREQILEIYKEMGDWDGAVDAAKAIQKHEKRRDDETLALYQVQQGLEQRKKGEEREARIRFKKALKTFKNCAAAYYFIGVSYLSEDRKKEAVEAWRNFVKADPAHAYLVFDDLEEVLYNLGNFDQSERIYKEILNLDGDNISAMSALSDLYERRGDTQEAIEILRKAVDKDSTSLRARAYLIQMLLGNKVNKEVKENLKILVRNTRQPRKFDCTVCGHHSEKPLWICPSCLSEKTFLD, from the coding sequence GTGATCGAACCAAGGGTCATATTCCAGATTTTAATTCCGGTCATAGTAGGGGGAATACTTTTAGTTCTGTGGTATTGGTCGGGTAAAAGAAAGAGATTCAAAAAAAGCCTGTCTTCTCCGTATACCGAATCGCTGAATTTCCTGATCAGCGGCGATAAGATCAAGGCGCTGAACAAGTTACGTGAAGTCGTCAAGTCCGATACGGATAACATCGACGCCTACTTGAAGCTCGGCGACATTTACAGGGAATACGGGAAAAATCAGCAAGCGCTGCGCGTGCATCAGGCGCTGCTGATTCGCAAGGGACTTACTAACTTTCAGAAGCTAAATATTCGGAAGAGCCTCGTTCTCGACCACCGGAATCTCAGGGGTTGGGATAATGCCGTGAATTTTTCGAAGGAGATCATCGAGCTGGAAAGGAATAATCTTTGGGCAAGAGAACAGATCCTCGAGATTTACAAAGAGATGGGTGACTGGGACGGAGCCGTAGATGCGGCAAAGGCAATCCAGAAGCACGAAAAACGAAGAGATGATGAGACTCTGGCTCTATATCAGGTGCAGCAGGGCTTGGAGCAGAGAAAGAAAGGCGAAGAACGCGAAGCGCGCATCCGGTTTAAAAAGGCGCTCAAGACTTTTAAGAACTGTGCCGCCGCATATTATTTTATAGGTGTGTCGTATCTGAGTGAAGACAGGAAAAAGGAAGCGGTGGAAGCATGGCGAAATTTCGTCAAAGCGGACCCGGCTCACGCATATCTGGTATTTGACGATCTTGAGGAAGTGCTTTACAATTTAGGCAACTTCGACCAGAGTGAGAGGATATACAAGGAGATATTAAACCTTGACGGCGATAACATCAGCGCAATGTCTGCCCTGTCGGACCTTTATGAACGCAGGGGGGATACACAGGAGGCGATAGAAATTTTACGTAAGGCGGTTGACAAAGATTCTACGTCCCTCAGGGCAAGGGCATACCTTATACAGATGTTGCTGGGGAACAAGGTGAACAAAGAGGTTAAAGAAAATCTGAAAATCCTTGTGCGAAATACGAGACAGCCGAGAAAATTCGACTGTACTGTTTGCGGTCATCACAGCGAAAAACCGCTCTGGATCTGTCCTAGCTGTTTAAGTGAGAAAACTTTCCTTGATTGA
- a CDS encoding DUF1049 domain-containing protein, giving the protein MRLISLFFIVLIVLLIMWFLTQNADQVVEELEIFQYSYFNIYLVNVLFGTFAFGVVMGFLIPVFQYLGAKSETRRLKREMKKIRSELDDLRNVGIESDLEVDAESPDSAEESDSSRSETDDKSEDENSEQ; this is encoded by the coding sequence ATGCGTTTAATATCTCTATTTTTCATTGTTTTGATCGTATTGTTGATCATGTGGTTTCTAACGCAGAACGCTGATCAGGTTGTGGAGGAGTTGGAGATATTCCAGTACTCATATTTCAATATTTATCTTGTAAACGTCTTGTTCGGTACCTTCGCATTTGGAGTGGTTATGGGATTTCTGATCCCGGTATTCCAATATCTCGGAGCAAAAAGTGAAACACGCAGGCTCAAAAGAGAGATGAAAAAGATCCGCTCGGAACTCGATGACCTCAGAAATGTAGGGATCGAGTCCGATTTGGAAGTTGATGCTGAATCGCCGGACAGCGCTGAAGAGAGCGATTCGAGCCGGTCTGAAACTGATGATAAATCTGAGGATGAGAACTCAGAACAGTGA
- the miaB gene encoding tRNA (N6-isopentenyl adenosine(37)-C2)-methylthiotransferase MiaB, which translates to MSSKQYYYIETYGCQMNVYDSELVARMLSESNYLEAETPESADIIFINTCSVREGAETRVMNRLDYMKGLKKKKNSLVIGVIGCMAQNLKDDILESKPFVNFVLGPDSYSKLPVLLESQKPWEIREAHTDLSKYETYEHIYPLRSKGINAMVAIMRGCDKMCTFCIVPYTRGRERSKSAAAVVEEVKSAAEQGFKEVTLLGQNVNSYNDSVVNFPELLRRVAKVDGIRRIRFTSPHPQDATDELIDVMAGHENICNHIHLPLQSGSNRVLKRMNRTYTREKYLELAMKFRNRIPGVAITTDIIVGFCGETDEEFEETLDLMDKVRFDSAFTFKYSERPYTAAYKKMKDDVSEKVKGERIVRLIETQKKITLENNRELIGSTLEVQIEKESKKSDEHYISRTETNRLVVLPKNGKVPGDFLDVTITDAAGITLFGEPAF; encoded by the coding sequence ATGTCCTCAAAACAGTATTATTACATTGAAACTTATGGCTGCCAGATGAACGTATACGATTCTGAGTTGGTTGCCCGGATGCTTAGTGAGAGTAATTACTTAGAAGCCGAGACGCCGGAATCGGCAGATATAATCTTTATAAATACGTGTTCGGTACGGGAAGGTGCGGAAACGCGCGTTATGAACCGTCTGGATTACATGAAGGGACTCAAAAAAAAGAAGAATTCTCTTGTCATCGGCGTCATCGGCTGTATGGCGCAGAACCTGAAGGACGACATTTTAGAGAGTAAACCGTTTGTTAATTTCGTGCTCGGACCCGATTCTTACAGCAAGCTGCCCGTTTTGTTGGAATCTCAAAAGCCGTGGGAAATAAGGGAAGCACACACAGACCTCTCAAAGTATGAAACGTATGAGCATATCTATCCTCTCCGCAGTAAAGGGATAAATGCAATGGTGGCAATTATGAGGGGGTGTGATAAGATGTGCACATTTTGCATCGTGCCTTATACAAGGGGAAGAGAGCGCAGTAAATCGGCGGCGGCGGTTGTAGAAGAAGTCAAGAGTGCGGCTGAACAGGGTTTCAAGGAAGTTACGCTGCTCGGGCAGAACGTGAATTCGTATAACGACAGTGTCGTAAATTTTCCTGAACTCCTGAGACGAGTTGCGAAAGTGGACGGCATCAGGCGGATAAGGTTTACATCACCCCATCCGCAAGACGCTACGGACGAATTGATAGACGTGATGGCGGGACACGAAAACATCTGTAATCATATACATCTACCGCTGCAATCCGGTTCGAACAGGGTGCTGAAACGGATGAACAGGACTTATACGCGGGAAAAATACTTAGAATTAGCGATGAAATTCAGAAACAGGATTCCCGGCGTTGCGATTACAACAGATATCATCGTAGGATTTTGCGGCGAGACGGATGAGGAGTTTGAAGAGACACTCGATCTGATGGATAAAGTCCGGTTCGACAGCGCTTTCACGTTCAAATACTCTGAAAGGCCCTACACGGCGGCATATAAGAAAATGAAGGATGACGTTTCCGAGAAGGTAAAAGGAGAGCGGATTGTCCGCTTAATCGAGACTCAGAAAAAGATCACTCTTGAAAACAACAGAGAACTGATCGGAAGCACTTTGGAAGTGCAGATCGAGAAGGAGAGCAAAAAGTCGGATGAACACTATATCAGCAGAACAGAGACCAATCGACTGGTAGTGCTTCCGAAAAACGGAAAAGTTCCGGGTGATTTTTTGGATGTTACGATTACAGACGCTGCCGGTATCACCCTATTCGGTGAACCAGCTTTTTAA
- a CDS encoding M23 family metallopeptidase, translated as MRDKQYQVVVFSDDAADVREISLSKVKIVLISLMALFLSITLIYITADYLTEVFYGKRLASLRNQNKELVTKIDDINYRISMLTEQMVLVEQKDRAIRTYADLPLIDEDIRKVGVGGILNPEISSLEYLLPASDATIAEIEFDLDAVERALNLELESLDEVYNSFKARKDMLEHIPTIRPIIGGYITSGFGERKDPFTNNIREHSGIDIVTKRGEAVFATADGVVSDSRTDSPSYGKTIKIDHGYGYQTRYAHLDKIFVQKHQKVIRGQKIGEVGSTGRSQAPHLHYEVLKNGVRKDPAQKYFYLSDQDLSRL; from the coding sequence ATGAGAGACAAGCAGTATCAGGTAGTCGTTTTTTCTGACGATGCCGCCGACGTAAGAGAGATAAGTTTGTCGAAGGTAAAGATAGTCCTCATCTCATTGATGGCTCTTTTTTTGTCCATAACGCTTATTTACATTACCGCCGATTATCTGACGGAAGTTTTTTACGGTAAGAGACTCGCCTCGCTCAGAAACCAGAACAAAGAGCTTGTTACGAAGATCGACGATATAAATTACCGGATTTCTATGCTTACCGAGCAAATGGTGCTCGTAGAACAAAAGGATCGAGCGATAAGAACTTATGCTGATCTGCCGCTGATAGATGAGGATATCCGAAAGGTAGGAGTTGGAGGTATACTGAATCCGGAAATATCAAGTTTAGAATATCTCCTTCCGGCATCTGACGCCACAATAGCGGAAATAGAATTCGACCTGGATGCCGTTGAACGAGCGTTGAATCTCGAGCTCGAAAGCCTTGACGAAGTATATAACTCCTTCAAGGCGAGGAAGGATATGCTGGAGCACATACCCACAATTCGGCCGATTATAGGCGGATATATTACGAGCGGTTTCGGGGAAAGAAAAGACCCGTTTACGAATAATATCCGTGAACACTCAGGTATAGATATAGTTACCAAGAGAGGAGAAGCAGTATTTGCGACCGCCGACGGAGTGGTCTCTGATTCCAGAACTGACAGCCCCTCCTATGGGAAGACTATTAAAATAGACCATGGATACGGATATCAAACGAGGTATGCTCATCTGGACAAGATTTTCGTGCAAAAACATCAAAAAGTTATCAGGGGTCAAAAGATCGGCGAAGTCGGTTCGACAGGCAGGTCTCAAGCCCCCCATCTACACTATGAAGTTCTTAAAAACGGCGTAAGAAAAGACCCCGCTCAGAAGTATTTCTATCTTTCCGATCAAGACCTCAGTCGTCTTTAA
- a CDS encoding RNA polymerase sigma factor RpoD/SigA: MEENYTIDRYFDEISTEKLLTPEEEIQLAKRVREGDEEALEQMTRANLRFVVSIAKRYQNQGLSLGDLINEGNLGLIKAAKRFDETRGFKFISYAVWWIRQSILQALAEQSRVVRLPLNRVGVMNKINKKLSDLEQKYERAPSTEEVAEALEMSTLDVADTLQMSSRQLSVDAPFSGDDDNSLLDVLPDTDEYIEPDSPLMEESLKMEVDRVLGSLSAREATVIRMYFGLVNERPMTLEEIGENFKLTRERVRQIKEKSIRKLRHASRSKNLRTYLG, encoded by the coding sequence ATGGAAGAAAATTATACTATAGATAGATATTTTGACGAAATCAGCACGGAGAAGCTCCTAACTCCGGAAGAGGAAATACAACTTGCCAAGCGTGTGCGTGAAGGAGATGAGGAAGCGCTTGAGCAGATGACGCGTGCTAATTTACGTTTTGTTGTCAGTATCGCCAAGCGATATCAAAACCAGGGGCTGTCGCTCGGAGACCTTATAAATGAGGGTAACTTAGGGCTTATTAAGGCTGCGAAGAGATTTGATGAAACGAGGGGTTTTAAGTTTATATCTTATGCGGTTTGGTGGATACGCCAGTCTATCTTGCAGGCGCTCGCCGAACAATCAAGGGTAGTCCGTCTGCCTCTCAACAGGGTAGGCGTTATGAATAAGATCAATAAGAAGCTTTCCGACCTTGAACAGAAATATGAAAGGGCGCCGAGCACGGAAGAAGTAGCGGAGGCGCTTGAGATGTCAACATTGGACGTTGCGGATACGCTTCAGATGTCATCCCGTCAGCTATCGGTTGATGCGCCCTTTTCGGGAGATGATGACAATTCGCTTCTCGACGTTCTTCCGGACACTGATGAATATATCGAACCTGATTCTCCCTTGATGGAGGAATCGTTGAAAATGGAGGTAGACCGCGTTCTCGGGTCTCTGTCTGCGAGAGAGGCGACGGTGATAAGAATGTACTTCGGATTGGTGAACGAACGGCCAATGACTTTAGAGGAGATAGGAGAAAATTTTAAGCTTACAAGAGAAAGAGTCAGGCAGATAAAGGAAAAATCGATTCGAAAACTGCGGCATGCCTCAAGAAGCAAGAATCTTCGGACGTATCTCGGTTAA
- a CDS encoding threonine synthase, whose product MVCRAGNEGVRRQGKSEDSQRSARPVDKTGKLNKFYKFLTCPKCGRKYPINEPVNLCVCGGPLLAKMNVSGNPPLKESSIDDVDSMWRYGKLLPVENEAAKVTLGEGWTPLKRSQELGDELGIENLYLKDESVNPTGSFKDRGMSMAITRAKELGITRVALPSAGNAGVSAAAYSHSAGIECAVFMPDDTPSSFTDSCKEYGAHVELIKGDISDAATAMTEILKDGSFNLSTLKEPYRIEGKKTMGYELAEQMDWQLPDVVIYPTGGGTGMIGMWKAFQEMESFGWIGNKKPKMVSVQSEGCAPIVRAFEDGKTDAGFWQNADTKALGLRVPSAVGDFLILGAIRESGGIAIAVSEREIDEGVNLTRKHSGIDPAPEAGAAVIAVKNLLKNRFLTGSEKVVVFITGSGEKY is encoded by the coding sequence ATGGTTTGTCGGGCAGGTAATGAAGGAGTCCGGCGGCAAGGCAAATCCGAAGATAGTCAACGAAGCGCTCGACCGGTTGATAAAACCGGAAAATTGAACAAATTCTATAAATTTCTCACCTGCCCGAAGTGCGGCAGAAAATATCCGATAAATGAACCCGTAAACCTCTGTGTGTGCGGCGGCCCTCTCTTAGCGAAAATGAACGTTTCCGGGAATCCGCCCTTGAAAGAGTCATCAATAGACGATGTCGATTCGATGTGGAGATACGGTAAGCTCCTGCCTGTCGAGAACGAAGCCGCAAAAGTAACGCTTGGGGAAGGATGGACGCCCCTGAAACGCTCTCAGGAGCTGGGAGACGAGTTAGGGATCGAAAACCTCTACCTGAAAGATGAGTCGGTGAATCCGACAGGCAGCTTCAAGGACAGGGGAATGTCGATGGCGATTACGAGGGCTAAAGAACTCGGGATAACAAGGGTCGCTTTGCCGTCGGCGGGAAATGCCGGAGTATCTGCCGCCGCTTACTCTCACTCCGCAGGAATAGAGTGTGCTGTTTTTATGCCGGATGACACACCCTCAAGCTTCACGGACAGCTGTAAAGAGTACGGGGCACACGTTGAATTGATAAAGGGCGACATTTCGGATGCCGCGACCGCCATGACTGAGATATTAAAAGATGGATCGTTCAATTTATCAACCTTAAAAGAGCCGTACAGGATCGAAGGCAAAAAGACGATGGGATATGAATTGGCGGAACAGATGGACTGGCAGCTGCCTGACGTGGTCATTTATCCTACCGGGGGCGGGACCGGAATGATCGGGATGTGGAAAGCGTTTCAGGAAATGGAATCGTTCGGCTGGATTGGAAACAAAAAACCCAAAATGGTATCGGTTCAGAGCGAAGGCTGCGCTCCGATCGTAAGAGCGTTCGAAGATGGGAAAACGGATGCAGGATTCTGGCAAAACGCTGACACCAAAGCGTTGGGACTCAGGGTTCCGTCTGCCGTGGGGGATTTCCTTATACTCGGCGCTATCCGGGAGAGCGGAGGCATTGCCATAGCGGTCAGTGAGCGGGAAATAGACGAAGGAGTGAACTTAACGAGAAAACACAGCGGGATCGATCCAGCTCCTGAAGCGGGGGCGGCGGTTATTGCGGTAAAAAATCTCCTGAAAAACAGGTTTTTAACCGGGAGTGAAAAAGTCGTGGTGTTTATAACGGGGAGTGGAGAGAAGTATTGA
- the gatB gene encoding Asp-tRNA(Asn)/Glu-tRNA(Gln) amidotransferase subunit GatB: protein MKENWEPVIGLEVHTQLSTESKIFCGCKAEYGAPPNSRVCPVCLGMPGVLPVLNKQAIEYAVMVGVAMNCRIAAYSRFARKNYFYPDLPKGYQISQFEEPICEEGTIDISRAGVEKRIGITRIHLEEDAGKSLHDQSLTDTQVDLNRCGIPLIEIVSEPEMRSPEEAFEYLTRLKQILRYLRVSDCNMEEGSLRVDANVSVRRIGDEKMGTKTELKNMNSFRGVERALSAEILRQIEIIESGGSVEQSTNLWDENTGEITVMRAKEESDDYRYFPEPDLVPFTIDDKYVEEIREKLPELPDKKKARFLKEYGLNDELAEFVTLSAAMSDYYDEYAKRSDDPVLAAKWMKSEVSRSLREHDLAMDEFPISPERLSGLTNSVTGGTISISAAKPVFLKMLTEDSTAEEIIDREGLRQVSDESEIDEIVRKIVESNPDETERYRNGELKLKGWFVGQVMKESGGKANPKIVNEALDRLIKPEN, encoded by the coding sequence GTGAAGGAGAATTGGGAGCCTGTAATCGGGCTTGAAGTGCATACGCAGCTATCGACCGAGTCGAAAATATTCTGTGGATGTAAAGCCGAATACGGCGCGCCTCCCAACAGCAGGGTCTGTCCTGTATGTTTAGGCATGCCCGGTGTTCTTCCCGTGTTGAATAAGCAAGCCATCGAATATGCCGTTATGGTAGGCGTGGCGATGAATTGCAGGATTGCTGCCTACTCAAGGTTCGCCCGGAAAAACTACTTCTATCCTGACCTTCCGAAGGGATATCAAATAAGCCAGTTCGAGGAGCCGATTTGTGAGGAGGGGACTATCGATATCAGCAGAGCCGGCGTGGAAAAGAGAATAGGTATTACGAGGATCCATTTGGAAGAGGATGCGGGAAAGTCGCTGCACGATCAGAGTTTGACCGATACACAAGTCGATCTCAACAGGTGCGGTATTCCTCTTATAGAGATCGTTTCTGAACCGGAAATGAGAAGTCCTGAAGAAGCGTTCGAGTACCTGACGAGACTGAAACAGATTCTCAGGTATCTCAGGGTTAGCGATTGCAACATGGAAGAGGGGAGTTTGAGAGTCGATGCGAACGTCTCGGTACGCAGAATAGGCGATGAAAAGATGGGAACCAAAACCGAACTCAAGAACATGAATTCGTTCCGGGGCGTAGAACGCGCACTCTCAGCTGAAATATTAAGACAGATAGAGATCATAGAATCGGGCGGCTCCGTAGAACAATCAACGAATTTATGGGACGAGAACACCGGTGAGATAACGGTGATGCGGGCTAAGGAGGAATCTGATGATTACAGGTACTTTCCCGAACCGGACCTCGTTCCGTTTACGATTGATGATAAATATGTCGAGGAGATCAGGGAAAAACTGCCGGAGCTTCCGGACAAAAAGAAGGCGAGGTTTCTCAAGGAATACGGATTGAACGATGAATTGGCGGAATTCGTGACACTGTCGGCGGCGATGTCGGATTATTACGATGAATATGCTAAAAGGAGCGATGACCCCGTTCTCGCAGCGAAGTGGATGAAGAGTGAGGTCAGCCGGAGTCTCAGGGAGCATGACCTGGCAATGGACGAATTTCCTATCTCTCCGGAACGGTTATCCGGATTGACGAACTCCGTAACGGGCGGGACTATATCTATCAGCGCCGCAAAACCGGTTTTCCTGAAGATGCTGACCGAAGACTCCACCGCCGAAGAGATCATCGATAGAGAGGGTCTCAGACAGGTGAGCGATGAGTCTGAGATCGATGAAATAGTCCGGAAGATAGTTGAATCCAACCCCGATGAAACTGAAAGATACAGAAACGGAGAATTGAAGTTGAAAGGATGGTTTGTCGGGCAGGTAATGAAGGAGTCCGGCGGCAAGGCAAATCCGAAGATAGTCAACGAAGCGCTCGACCGGTTGATAAAACCGGAAAATTGA